Proteins encoded together in one Mus caroli chromosome 4, CAROLI_EIJ_v1.1, whole genome shotgun sequence window:
- the LOC110293179 gene encoding protein FRG2-like-2 — protein MDSETPHPGPSRQLLDLPTGPQTTSVRTLVSEPSKNEQRSSQSDSNSRKHTEESAQMVETPRKRRHSSKDSSPARTGSEGSLHGKKRHKTSVKKTEPKANGHQDGLAHCPEPQDTDPPPIRKSLVNFLRGKSEEIYRDTVQMQAQKLGSLLTPEQLSQLRQLSESLTAMAHTFYSMANQAGFAFPAEGWLVPAPMAALQELSGKESQSPLVEGGEKMTDPASPSEKS, from the coding sequence ATGGATTCAGAAACGCCCCATCCAGGCCCTTCCCGTCAACTGCTGGACCTTCCCACTGGACCACAGACCACCTCTGTCAGGACATTAGTATCAGAACCAAGTAAAAATGAGCAGAGGTCCAGCCAATCGGACAGCAATTCCAGAAAGCACACTGAAGAATCAGCTCAGATGGTGGAAACACCCAGGAAAAGAAGACACTCTTCCAAGGACTCCAGCCCGGCCAGAACAGGAAGTGAGGGCAGCTTGCATGGGAAAAAGAGACACAAGACTTCAGTCAAGAAGACTGAGCCAAAAGCTAATGGTCACCAAGATGGATTAGCCCATTGCCCAGAACCTCAGGATACAGACCCACCACCAATTCGGAAGAGCCTGGTGAACTTTCTGCGGGGGAAGTCTGAGGAGATTTATAGAGACACAGTCCAGATGCAGGCCCAGAAGCTTGGCTCCCTGCTCACCCCTGAGCAGCTCTCTCAGCTCAGACAGCTCTCAGAGTCTCTGACTGCCATGGCACACACCTTCTACAGCATGGCCAACCAGGCAGGCTTTGCCTTCCCTGCTGAGGGCTGGCTTGTCCCAGCCCCCATGGCTGCCCTTCAGGAGCTGTCTGGCAAGGAATCTCAGAGTCCTttggtggagggaggagagaagatgaCAGATCCTGCCAGCCCATCAGAAAAGTCCTGA